A window of Pseudomonadota bacterium contains these coding sequences:
- the rpoN gene encoding RNA polymerase factor sigma-54: MVGMKQEFRQSQNLVMTQQLQQSIKLLQLSAVELQEYIDEELEKNPLLTKEESDTEEHPAEIAADEPTVDAPSGDDEDAREETTEISVSDSDYSVNESLYDESYGDEWSESDAGRISAGVQGGSAAVYDGDGEGMGIEAASAREQTLREHLLAQVHMDITEPAQRLIAEKLTDMLDEAGYLREDTASLAEELGASKEEIDAVIAQLQQMEPAGVFARSLTECLRLQLADMNRLDPCMEIFLENIEMMASGDLQSLRKKCGVDAEDFTQMIADIRRCNPKPAMGFAAEAAQAVIPDVIVRRAKAGGWHLELNPDALPRVLINRQYSADVGARASDKEAKKFMSEQMANANWLIKALDQRANTILKVASEIVKQQDKFLQHGIRFLKPLVLKDIAAAVGMHESTISRVTTAKFMATPRGTLELKFFFTSSINAGSGQSDFSSKTVMYYIKELVTAEDPKDILSDDAIVKRLKDRNIDVARRTITKYREEMNIPSSVVRRRQKMQEVG; the protein is encoded by the coding sequence ATGGTGGGAATGAAGCAGGAGTTCAGGCAGTCACAGAATTTAGTGATGACGCAACAGCTCCAGCAATCCATCAAGCTGTTGCAGCTATCGGCGGTTGAGCTTCAGGAATATATCGATGAAGAGCTCGAAAAAAATCCGCTTCTGACCAAGGAAGAAAGCGACACCGAGGAGCACCCCGCCGAGATTGCGGCGGATGAGCCGACGGTGGATGCGCCCAGCGGCGATGATGAGGATGCGCGCGAAGAAACGACAGAAATTTCCGTCTCCGATTCGGATTATTCGGTCAATGAATCGCTCTATGACGAGTCCTACGGCGACGAATGGAGCGAGAGCGATGCGGGCCGCATTTCCGCAGGGGTGCAAGGCGGTAGCGCGGCGGTCTATGACGGCGACGGCGAGGGGATGGGCATCGAGGCCGCCAGTGCGCGTGAGCAGACGCTGCGCGAGCATTTGCTGGCGCAGGTGCATATGGATATCACCGAACCCGCGCAGCGGCTCATCGCCGAGAAACTGACAGATATGCTGGATGAGGCGGGGTATTTGCGCGAGGACACCGCGTCGCTTGCTGAGGAGCTGGGAGCAAGCAAGGAAGAAATCGACGCCGTGATCGCGCAGTTGCAACAGATGGAGCCTGCCGGTGTGTTCGCCCGCTCGCTGACCGAATGCCTGCGGTTGCAGCTGGCGGATATGAACCGGCTGGACCCGTGCATGGAAATTTTCCTCGAAAATATCGAGATGATGGCTAGCGGCGACCTGCAATCCTTGCGCAAAAAATGCGGGGTGGATGCGGAAGATTTTACGCAGATGATCGCCGATATTCGCCGCTGCAACCCCAAGCCCGCGATGGGTTTTGCGGCGGAAGCGGCGCAAGCGGTGATTCCGGATGTGATTGTCCGCCGCGCCAAAGCCGGTGGCTGGCATCTGGAGCTGAACCCCGACGCCTTGCCACGTGTGCTCATCAACCGCCAATATTCCGCCGATGTGGGCGCGCGGGCGAGCGATAAGGAAGCAAAGAAATTCATGAGCGAGCAGATGGCGAACGCCAATTGGCTGATCAAAGCGCTCGACCAGCGGGCCAACACCATTCTCAAAGTGGCATCGGAAATTGTGAAGCAGCAGGATAAATTCCTCCAGCATGGCATCCGCTTCCTGAAACCGCTGGTGCTGAAGGATATTGCGGCGGCGGTGGGCATGCATGAATCCACCATCAGCCGCGTCACCACCGCGAAATTCATGGCGACGCCGCGCGGCACGCTGGAGCTGAAATTCTTTTTCACCTCCTCGATCAATGCAGGCAGCGGGCAGAGCGATTTTTCGAGCAAAACGGTGATGTATTACATCAAAGAACTCGTCACCGCCGAGGACCCGAAGGATATTTTGTCGGATGACGCAATTGTGAAACGCCTGAAGGATCGAAATATTGATGTCGCGCGGCGCACAATCACCAAATACCGCGAGGAAATGAATATCCCGTCATCCGTGGTCCGCCGTCGCCAAAAGATGCAAGAGGTAGGATAA
- a CDS encoding CpaF family protein, whose translation MTSASLVRDDAAEWLPEGTAPLSELEPGAHFSSSSSIAAVSLDMNGQEQKRFPPEPAPVPRKKIMPDEMPSLGLLDRFMNDDAVGDILVNGIHSIYIDLHGKLVDSGLRFSTHEEVWAVADAIVKSVGQKISADRPLIDTRLPDGSRVNIVAPPMAVDGVNISIRKFPVRQITLESMVEAGQLTPELAKFLSECVRMRMNIIVCGGTGTGKTTLLNALSSSISTDERVVTIEDSAELRLQQPHVVRLESKIMLGEKSYNAVTIRDLVKNALRMRPDRIIVGESRGAEALDVLQAMNTGHDGSMTTLHANTPRDALSRLETMVSIAMPQLPIRLVRQQIASTVNLIINMARCKDGIRRVMFVSEVAGMEGEIIVMQDLVVYSDAAPGRPGGFRWATSSPRNQIVTDAARASGMMRIMR comes from the coding sequence ATGACATCAGCTTCCCTTGTGCGTGACGATGCAGCCGAATGGCTGCCAGAAGGCACTGCGCCGCTATCCGAACTGGAACCGGGCGCTCATTTTTCTTCGTCATCCAGCATTGCCGCGGTGTCGCTTGATATGAACGGCCAGGAGCAAAAACGCTTCCCGCCGGAACCGGCACCCGTGCCGCGCAAAAAAATCATGCCCGATGAAATGCCGAGCCTGGGCCTGCTTGACCGCTTCATGAACGACGATGCGGTGGGCGATATTCTCGTCAACGGCATCCATAGTATCTATATCGATTTGCATGGCAAACTGGTTGATTCCGGCCTGCGCTTCAGCACGCATGAAGAAGTGTGGGCGGTGGCGGATGCGATTGTGAAATCGGTCGGCCAGAAAATCTCGGCGGATCGCCCGCTGATCGACACCCGCTTGCCCGATGGCAGCCGCGTCAATATCGTCGCGCCGCCGATGGCGGTGGATGGGGTGAATATTTCCATCCGCAAATTCCCGGTGCGCCAGATTACGCTCGAAAGCATGGTGGAGGCCGGGCAGTTAACGCCGGAACTGGCTAAATTCCTCAGCGAATGCGTGCGGATGCGGATGAATATTATTGTATGCGGCGGCACCGGCACCGGTAAAACGACCTTGCTGAACGCGCTCTCGTCCTCGATTTCGACGGATGAGCGGGTGGTCACCATCGAGGATTCCGCCGAATTGCGGTTGCAGCAGCCGCATGTGGTGCGGCTTGAATCCAAAATTATGCTGGGCGAAAAATCCTATAATGCGGTGACGATCCGCGATCTGGTGAAAAACGCGCTGCGCATGCGGCCGGACCGCATCATTGTGGGTGAATCGCGCGGCGCGGAAGCGCTCGACGTGCTGCAAGCCATGAACACCGGCCATGATGGCTCGATGACGACCCTGCACGCCAACACCCCGCGCGATGCGCTGTCGCGCCTCGAAACCATGGTGTCGATCGCCATGCCGCAGCTGCCCATCCGCCTCGTGCGCCAGCAGATTGCCAGCACCGTCAACCTCATCATCAACATGGCGCGCTGCAAGGATGGCATTCGCCGCGTGATGTTTGTGAGCGAAGTGGCGGGCATGGAAGGCGAGATTATCGTGATGCAGGATCTCGTGGTCTATAGCGATGCCGCGCCTGGCCGTCCGGGTGGCTTCCGCTGGGCAACCAGCTCGCCGCGCAACCAGATTGTGACGGATGCAGCACGCGCTTCGGGAATGATGCGCATAATGCGCTAA
- a CDS encoding LptA/OstA family protein, translating to MMIDRVLLGLGVMVLVAAPAAWAQGPAAGQSDKPIEVSSDKLDVFQDQNKAVFTGNVIAVQGTSNLRSKVMTVFYRQDSAPKADAPAVAKPAEAPPPGIYRIEAEQDVVFTTPTEAATGDTGIYDVDADTIDILGKTVILTRGQNVLKGTKMTYNMTTGRSILTAGSGGASDVTATGAAKPARVHGLFLTKPAASPTDKK from the coding sequence ATGATGATAGACAGGGTATTACTGGGTCTTGGGGTGATGGTTCTCGTCGCCGCTCCTGCTGCGTGGGCGCAAGGGCCTGCTGCCGGGCAATCGGATAAGCCAATCGAGGTTTCCTCCGATAAACTCGATGTATTTCAGGATCAAAACAAGGCCGTGTTCACGGGCAATGTGATTGCCGTGCAAGGCACCTCCAACCTGCGCTCGAAGGTGATGACGGTGTTCTACCGCCAGGACAGCGCGCCAAAAGCGGATGCCCCGGCTGTCGCCAAGCCCGCAGAGGCGCCACCACCGGGTATCTACCGCATCGAGGCAGAGCAGGATGTGGTGTTCACCACCCCGACGGAAGCGGCCACCGGCGATACTGGGATTTATGACGTGGATGCGGACACGATCGACATCCTCGGCAAGACGGTGATTTTGACGCGTGGACAAAATGTTCTCAAAGGCACGAAAATGACGTATAATATGACCACGGGGCGCAGCATCCTCACCGCCGGAAGTGGCGGGGCGAGCGATGTGACCGCCACGGGCGCTGCCAAGCCGGCGCGCGTTCACGGCCTGTTTTTGACCAAACCCGCTGCCTCACCGACGGATAAAAAATGA
- the lptB gene encoding LPS export ABC transporter ATP-binding protein produces MTDKDDNGFGSDWLIQPERSPANSNEHSEYDEFLAESGDVPEPAEAVVVPLPKPEPAQPVKPVLVEKDSGLVVRNLGKQYSKRPVVRNVSLSLQRGEAVGLLGPNGAGKTTCFYMITGLVTPDYGSIFFDGVDITNLPMYRRARLGIGYLPQEASIFRGLTVEQNIMAVLEVSERDPQTRYAMVDELLAEFSITHLRKSPALSLSGGERRRAEIARALAGRPSFILLDEPLAGIDPIAIAEVRDLVKHLKDRGIGVLITDHNVRETLDVIDRAYIIHDGIVLMEGTPSDIVNNDEVRRVYLGERFSL; encoded by the coding sequence ATGACCGACAAGGATGACAACGGGTTTGGAAGTGACTGGCTGATTCAGCCCGAGCGCAGCCCCGCCAATTCCAACGAGCATAGCGAATATGACGAGTTCCTTGCGGAATCCGGCGATGTGCCGGAGCCTGCGGAAGCGGTGGTGGTGCCGTTGCCCAAGCCCGAACCGGCGCAGCCCGTGAAGCCGGTGCTGGTTGAGAAAGATTCCGGCCTCGTGGTGCGCAATCTGGGCAAGCAATATTCAAAACGTCCGGTGGTACGCAATGTGTCGCTGTCGCTGCAGCGCGGCGAGGCGGTGGGTTTGCTTGGCCCCAACGGCGCCGGGAAAACGACCTGTTTCTATATGATCACCGGGCTGGTGACGCCCGATTATGGCAGTATTTTCTTCGATGGGGTGGATATCACCAACCTGCCGATGTATCGCCGCGCGCGGCTTGGCATTGGCTATTTGCCGCAGGAAGCCAGCATTTTCCGTGGGCTGACGGTGGAGCAGAATATTATGGCCGTGCTCGAAGTGAGCGAGCGCGACCCGCAGACGCGCTACGCGATGGTGGATGAATTGCTCGCCGAATTTTCGATCACCCACTTGCGCAAAAGCCCGGCGCTGTCGCTTTCGGGTGGTGAACGCCGCCGCGCGGAAATTGCCCGCGCGCTGGCCGGGCGCCCATCCTTCATCCTGCTTGATGAGCCGCTGGCGGGGATTGACCCGATCGCCATCGCCGAGGTGCGCGACCTGGTGAAACACCTGAAAGACCGCGGCATCGGCGTGCTCATCACCGACCACAACGTGCGCGAAACGCTCGATGTGATCGACCGCGCCTACATCATCCATGACGGCATCGTGCTGATGGAAGGCACGCCGAGCGACATCGTCAACAACGACGAAGTGCGCCGGGTATATCTCGGTGAGCGGTTTTCACTGTAG